Genomic segment of Dunckerocampus dactyliophorus isolate RoL2022-P2 chromosome 13, RoL_Ddac_1.1, whole genome shotgun sequence:
AACTGAAACTCTTCAATTCTATAGATTCTcaacaaacaaagtgaatgtatttattaattgcgccatgaaaatgaacatcataaaaagctcagagacaggagaaacacccaccaatattggtCACTCTTGGTTTCAACCGCTAAACTCTCGCGACAACCATTTAGGATAAagattgaatgctaatgaatgctagaggggtcatggattgtTGTTACAGGGAGATGTGGAAAGACAAGATGAGGTTACCCTTTCCAGACttgcctgggacaatattttaagatgGTAGGGACAACCAAGTATGGAGTTCTCctcttttttattactgtttcattttattattcttactgaatctttttattactgtattttacatgtcCTTCATGTATTTGGTGTACAGTGTGACTTAATTTAGGTGTAATTTAGTGTAGATTCCGACATCCACTAAACttgcatcacagtctaggatCGGAAGTCGTTCATAAACCGCGGACCACCTGTGCTTCCGTATACAAATAGTTTGTTAATCTGAcctttaaaaagtcaaatacaatCTGATTTAagtgtttacatgtgttttaaaaagctggttttaaccaaattccatccattttctatgccgcttctcctcattagcctatcccagctgacttcaggcgacaggcggggaacaccctggactggtcgccagccaatggcagggcacatatagacaaccaaccattcacactcacattcatacctatggacaatttagagtcaccaattcacctaacatgcatgtttttggaatgtgggaggaaaccggagtacccggagaaaacccacacacccaCGGGGAGAAGGGAGAAACGCATCAAGGTGCTGCCAAGGTGAAACCAGTGCTGCGTGGTTGGAGGCAAGAGAAGaatgtaaacagacacacatgcacatggcaatatgctgaggccggcaaaattagcacgttcattttcatttattgtgtgaataattaatgtattattgtCCCAGGACTCATACACTCAAGTAGAGTTGGGCATCAAGTCTCGAGCTTCGGTGAGAACCGAGACGAACATTTCAGcactatcattaaaaaaatacatgttcagacatttcatccaaaaagaactctggtttgtgccctcatttaaaccatgaaactttttatgtccctgcctcttaaaagcattggAATCAAGAAtcttaggaaccggaatcgaaacATAGAATCGGAAGCATTCAAATCCCAGCGCTGCCCGACCCtacccacgagacatttttttcctgaacgagaaatcttgtcacgttttaatctcgcaatcttgtgacacgagatcttgtgacactacTAGtgctcaacaaaaaaaaaacgagttGTAAAGGAGTACTGAATGGCTGAATTGCAGTAAAATGGACTGTATGttacacaaacaggaagtgatgcagcGGTGATTTCATGCCGTGTGGAACTGCTATGCAATGCTGTTATGCGATATATTAACATGCATTATTGCATTCATATCTTTTCTCTTTTCAGCATTTCTGCATGCTTAAGATCAAGTTTCTGGTTgttatcattgtttttttttaattatcaaaATGCTTCCTAATATAAATGTATCCAAACAGGGGTCAAGCAAGTGGGTCAGCAAGGCACATTTTTTCTCTGAATGTATGCAATGCGGGGGGAAGAGAGTCGGTGAACAAGCAACTGTGGCAATGTGATGGGGAATGGTGATGTTGCTGTTGACATAAATAcactaaattatttttttagacgGGGATAAAATGTTCAAGTCACGCCTGAGTTAACCTAAGCATCTAAACAGTGTGGCTACACAACATACACAAATTAATCGATACATATGGATCTTAACGAAACGCATTTAGCTTCATTATTGTAGGCCTCGTGTTGTCCAGTGGATGTTTAACCCCAAACGCCTTTCGGATTTTAAAATATTAGCAACATAATCGTCAGGGCGGCttaaagacaattttttttgacTGACTCGATCGAGCGTATTTTTATACGGTTTTATTGTGCATGTCAGCCCCATGGAAAAAGCAATGTCCAAAACGCTGCAGAACTGCATCGCCGAAATGCTGTTGCTCACATTATCTCCTTTATAGTAATTTAAAACATGTCGTGATTTAATAATAACACTTGCAGTCTGCGATATGGAACACTGTGCACGCAGCTCTGCTACACAACTGCGAGCTAGCTTCACATAGTTGGAAGCTAACTAGCTTTAGCCTAAACACCATTTGTTCGCTAGGACAAAGCTAACAATGACCGCAAATTGCAATTTGGCGTTAGACATAGTGGATAATCTGACACGGTTTTTGGTGCCAGGTGTAAATATACGCCCAGTACATTTTTGCTTACCTTTAATCGTTTGAGTCGAAATTCCTCCGACTCCGCCATCTTTAATTATGCTGCAGTCATCTCGCTTCCAAACACCCCCACCTCTCCGTGGCCCTGCTTGTTGGGTTAGCACTTTAACTAGCAACCAGCAACTACAAACTAGAAACATTCCCGCGGGAATTCTGAATTGGGGCTCTGACCTGTTGCTGACTTCTAGACCAGCGTTTGAGACCGATTTGGTGGTTTTGGGCTTTGCCTTTTAAACTATTTTAACCTGGGCAGAACGCCAACAAAACGGAAATGCTAACAGTGCTAATTTCTAGCAAGCTATCAAGCGTGTATATTGTACATTCATAACACGAGTGCATTTCTTGTTTTAACAGACAGTTGCTAAAGTACGAAATCTTAATGTGTTCTGCAACGTGGTGAAATGCTAAAGGTGGCACTTAGTGCGATGACGCCAAATACCATAAGTGCGGTACTATGCTTTTGCATTATGCCATTTACATGTATGCAATTTAGTACGAGACTACTAGCTAAAATACCAACTTGCTAACATCTAGCAAGGTGGTACGATGTAGTCACGGTAGATGTAGTCTTACATCACGGCATGTCAATACATGCGTAAAATAGCTAAAACATGTTAACTGCAAACTTTACCTGCCGGGGTGCACTGGTCTGGTTCGTCTTTGCAATAGCTCGTATCCTCCATTGGCGTCTCGCGGACTCGGAACGCTTTCCCTTCCGCGGCATCATGTCTGCTAAAACATAGCACAAAAAAACGTGCAGTTCAAAACAAACAGTAGTAAAGGAGACACATTGAAACTCTTGCGACAGTGTGTGAATGTAacgtatatgtgtgtgttggtaTTGGTTATGCACTACCATCTGTGCTGAATATGTATATTATGTGATTTGATATAAAGATGTAGTTAGACTGTAAACACAGGCCTCCAAAAATGAATACGATTTATTGTAGACGTCTCTAAGCAGTCTTAAAATTGCTTATCGTTCCCTTTGTCTTTCACGTCAgcatctactgtactgtactgtactgtactgtactgtggcTTAATACTAAGTACACAGTATATATCAAGGACTCTAAAAGGCGGATTcgggaactaagtacacagtataTAACAAGGACTCTAAATGAGTGGGACTGTGAATCAGAATCTACTTCCCTAGTAGCCCTGCGCAGGTTTGGCCGCCATCATGGTGACCacaatccagaaacattgcattgtgaaCATGTACCCGGCACACTGTTACGCCATTAATTGCGCCAATCGAGGGCCCAAAAGACCAGACTTGTCATGTTTCAGGGTTCCCAAAGACAAAGGCAGGCATGCGTGATAATAACGTagtagatttataacactggttgttgtaaataaacaggacagtagACGACCTAACCTCGCCCATTTTGCTTACCATCATGGCGGACGTTCCGCGTCACAGCGTACTACAATCTGTTCCATTCGTTTGCTTTaaatatgactttcttatccACTTAGAGTCCTTTGTATCCATATTTTGACGTGTACTGACGGAAGTactccatttgagacacaacGTGTCTGTGTTGTGTTTCCGTTGTTCGACAAATGACAAGTACTAACGCGACAGACGAACTGAcatttgttgtttattgtttGGATACGTTTGCGTTCCTTATTTTGCGCTCTTGTTTATTGGACACCGCCGGATGAATGGCCACGACGGCAGCAAGAGCAGTGGCAGCAACGGGGGGACCGGCGTCTTTGTCACGGTTCAGGGGTGCTCTGGTTGCGGCTGTGCTGGGCGACTGTGTCGGCGGAGAGTTTGAGGGAGCGGAGGAGGTTCCGTTGGAGAATGTATTGCAGCACATGAACAGTCTCGACGACGAGACGAAAGAGAATGGTAAGTGTCATTGCCGCGACATGAGGcactaatgagatccaatacaaggtcacacatttattacaaaGATTTTATAAATAGGGGCGCATCACACTGGTAGATAGTTGTTACCCCATTCAGTTATATAATAGGGACATAATAGCAATGTAAAAGATAccatattttttcccaaaactaTTGCTTTATACTGCCtcgtactcttttttttttttttttttttttgtctatccGCGCACTTCCACACTTGCATTATGACTGCACCAGTGCGTTAACACGCACAAGTACGGCAGATGCAGTGTACCGTAggtacccggatgttgcactcagcACTccccaaatggtgagtgtgcagctgGAGCCTAACCACCCTCAAtcatcgccatcttggctgctAGTGGAAGAGGAGGGACTAACTTCTGTGGTTGCAATTCAAAATTAAGAGAGAATAAGAGGAAACCTTTAAATATTGCAATCATCATTTGTAAGTGTGCAATGACAGGAACAGATTTGTGACAGCACTCCACCCTCTCAACTATGTATGGTTACAGGCTGTGTTTCAAATCGTGCTTATACATCCTTATGTGTACTATGAACACTACACAATTTTTTGACATATACTACCCCAAATGGATTACAGTTGTTGCGCACTTCCCGGAAAAGACGGCAATATTTATCTGTttccttttcttcctctcctgcTCGTTTTAACTGAAACCACTCAAGGTAGTCCCTTGTAGCCTCTCTACATAGCCACAATGCGATGCCGATGATTGGGGGTGGTTAGGCTCCATCgttgcacactcaccatttggggTGTGTTGAGTGCAGTATCCAGGTACTGACAGCGTACTGCATTAGTGTGAATGCATATATTCACTCAAAATGCCAAGTGTGGAAGTGCACGAAAGGAAGCGCAGCCTGTGTGTTTGCACTTTCTGTTTTAGGGACCCTTGAGTACAGTGACGACACAGCCATGGCACGTTGTGTGGTCCAGTCTCTGCTGACCCGGTCTGGCTTTGATGAACAGGACATGGCTCGCAGGTAGACAAAACACAGCAGATTGTATCGTGTTTCTTATGGGGCAGATTTTGTTCCACTGGCTTGTGAAGTAAATTGGAAGCAGTGGTTTCATTCAAACTGGATAATCTTTGGCTTTTCCAGGTTTGCAAAGGAGTACAGCTTGTCCCCAGGTCGTGGTTATGGCTCTGGAGTCATCCAAGTGTTGAAGAAACTGGCATCCCCTCAGCTCAGTGACGTGTACCAGCCAGCCAGGGACCAGTTTAATGGTCGGGGCTCTTTTGGGAATGGGGGGGCAATGAGGGCAGCCCCCTTCGCGCTGGCCTTCCCTGATCCAGCTGATGTTAAAAAGGTGAGCACAGAGAGCATCGACTTTTTGACTTGCACGTTGGAGCTattggcatgtttgtcacatttcatTATTGAATTTATATAACAACACTCTTGTCTTGCTAGTTTGCTCGTCTGGGCGCCATGCTCACCCATTCCTGTTCTCTGGGCTACAACGGGGCTGTACTACAAGCATTAGCGGTCCACCTTGCCCTGCAGGGTGCCTTGGACCTGCCTCAGAAGTTCATCAACACACTGATCACAGAGATGGAGGAATTTGAATGTGATGAGGCGGCAAGGAATGATGCCAGAATGTAAGTAACAATATCTTTCTGCACGAACTATAGTTAGGAATAGGGCTGGGTGATATATCGATGTCATTAATAtcgatatttcttttaagcacgatatcaaaaacaagcatatcgtttatattgatatagactggatttgtgctTGAGATCTATTACTCTGCACTGCCTGTGAGTGTGAGCGCCACTGAGCCGGCTCCTGCCCCGCCCCACTCTGTGCATGAtggaggaggggcggagcaaGAGCAGAGCAGGAGCATGGCTCATTCTACAACAAGACATGGAGGAAGCAACAACGTCTACAGtggaggaacaaaaaaaaaaaaagagctgtggtTCAGTAATTTGGAGATAATTGGGGTTCAGAGCAGCGgatgaacaacaaaatgaagttatATGTAGCGAGTACCGTAAAAAAGTGACTGCCAAGTGCGGAAGCACTAGAAATCTATTTCACCACCTTagaacttggcacaaactccagtgCGGGGAGTGTGCGACGTTGCGTGACGTTGCGTAGTGAAACAGCCCCAGTTGCACAACTCCTCAAAGCCCCTTCCACAACACAAAGGCAAAGCTCACTGGtagcttctttttcctgttgcgttcctTACGAAAAGTGCAAAGTGATGTGCCATCACTGCagcggtgtcctatcacattgaaAAGATACGGTCCCCACTGCAACGGTGAAAAAAAGCAGGTTTAAAAAGCTGATTAAAAACAATGGACTCGCCATATGAGCTTCCCAGTCGCAACTATTTTGCACGAGAAGCATTACTACAATTGTACCAGGAAGTCACACAGACAGTTGCTAACCGGCTTGCTAAAGTGACCCACTTTGCTTTGACCAGCGATATGTGGTCAAGCGGGTCATGTGACTCTTACATGAGCTTGACAGTTCACTTAACTGATGACAGGTAGATGAAAACAGCGTGTCTCCAAGCTAGCTATCTTCCCCAAGGATCACACCGGTGAGCATATAGCTGATGCGCTTCACGATGCAATTGCAAACTGGAAACTCAACGAAAGACATCTGGTTGCTGTAACTACGGACAACGGGACCAATGTCGTCAAGGCGGCTGAGGATGCAATGCTTCGGTCACAGACCAGACTTGGCTACTGGTGAGTGCAGAGTTGTCAAGCATATTCatcattttttgtttcttatcGCTTTGTGTGTCTGCAACTCTGTTTTATTCTGCTGTCTACCTGGTTAAATAGaggttaaaaaatgtaatcctcaATCATAATGGTTAAATATGTtactttgatgatattgtcagaCTAGTAGAGCTGCAATGATTAATCTGTttaatcgattacccaattaaaTCGACAACTATCTTGGTATTaataattttgttatttaaatatgtaaatatcctctgatttcagcctctcaaatgtgaatatttttaatttccttagtcatccgtgaaagcagacctattatctttgtgtttttgccaaaacaagatattcacacatatcagctttgactttggaaaacactgatAGGCATTTTTgactcttttctgatatgttgcggacccaaccactaactgtaggtgtttgcttcatatgaatttggtccatctatggcccagcagattactccattaattgaaacgaaaagcttcagattaatcgacaaaGAAagtgatcatgattgtatttttgtgtatatttattgttttactgaagctatttgacaaattattattttaacagaatgtTGAAGCAGCAACTTgatgtttgtgcacttatttgctctgtcagttcacATATTCTATTTCTGAACAAAGAggcagaaattaaaaatgtttttttttaaaaatccgattaatcaaaaaaaaaatcaaccaatTAATCGGtgattaaaataatcgttagttgcaggcTACGGACTACATGCATGACAGCATGTTTTAATTACCGCCACTTTTACCTACAAGCAATATTCAAGTGATAAAATGGTAATAATTCAATACTTCTATCACTAATTATTATCCACTAATCTAATAAATATTGTTCTGAAATCTATTTTTCTGTATTGTaagttattttgtgtgtgtgtgttttttttttaacaaaagctactctgtttaatattttttttaatgattctgACAGGACATGGTATGCGCGACCACCGCATCACACGGGCCATTTCTGTGTGCAAACGAACTGTCGGCTGCTTTTCGTACAGCTGCAAAAAAAGGAGACAACTTGCTGCAGCCCAAATCCAGCTAAGTCTGCCGGGTCGACAACTCATAACCGGGTCAGCTACGTGCTGGGGATCGAGGTTGGAGATGATTGAGCGGTTCCTGGAGCAACAAGGAGCCCTTGCAAAAGTAATGTCTTCTGACAAAAAGCAAGGCATCTCACCCCTACATGGCAGGACTTGGAGGTCGTAGAGGCTGTTCACAAGGTTCTTAAACCTCTTCAGGACTTTACTGATGCTCTGTCGGGTGAAGATTACAGTATTATGTCACTCTGTCATACGTAAAACCTGTGCTGCACCTTTTCAACACAACTCTTGTGGCATATGAAGGGTGATAGTGAGCTGTGCAAATCAATCAAGCACATAATTGTTGATTATCTCAACACTAAGTATTCCCGCCCAGCCACTAGTGATCTGTTGGACATGGTTTCTTTTGTGGATCCATGGTTCAAGACAACCAACATCTCCAGTGAAAGTATCGACCCAGTAAAGCAAAGAGCTGTCTTGGAGGTGGAGTCTCTACTGACTGATCAGTGCAGCATCCAGCTGCCTGACTATTGTGTTCCCACGGTGTCCAAGCCTGCAGACCAAGAGGCAGCAGCTAAAAGCTAAGAAGACACTGGCAGGCTTCTTCAAGCAGCACATAACAACCAGCACTGTGCTTACAAAAACGGAGGAAATTGAAAATGAGCTGTGAAGGTACTTGCAGTTAGCAAGTGTGGCTAGTGACACAGATCCACTGAAATGGTGGAAGGACCATGAAGTTCTCTTTTCCAGCACTGAGCCAACTAGCAAAAAAAGATCTCTTGGGACCAGCCACCAGTTCACCCTCTGAAAGGGTGTTCAGTTGCAGAGGGTCATCTGCCACAGAGCATTCCtgaagcctgatgcagttgacaggttggtgttcctgtcACAACGTCTTTGAGGGAATAAGAACATGCTTCTGTCCTCTGAAAATGTTCacctaaataaaaatatgactgTTCAAAGTGAAGGATTTTTGAGTTGTTGCTGATGATAAAAATGTTCTCCTTAAACCAGGCACTTTTtctaacagtttttttttgtttttgtttatagcATAGATGTGTTATAAAATGTTAGTGGATTGaagattatatttttatttttctatactgtatttattttgaaaagagtgctcttttattttgcagctattttgatttaagttttttttttttttacaattatttcatgCATCTTGtatgaagctttaaaataaaaacaacttgacacgcatTTTGAGCTTTGACTTTGTGAAAACTCGCTTTgcaaaaaatatcaggatatatatcgtatatcggtATTCAGCCTATATATATATCTGGATATGAGTCCATATCGTCCGTATGAGTCCATATCACCCAGCCCTGGTTAGGAACATGCCTTTATATATTActattaatattactattatattatGACTAAGTAACACTACTTGTCACTTGGTTTGTTGGCACAGCCTGAAGGAAGCAGAGAAGCCATTCTGTGACCGCCTTCATCGGGTCAGAGATTTGATGGACAGGAACAAGGTCACCATAGAGGAGGTCATCTCTGAGCTGGGTCAGTACTAATCTTCTAAAATCTACATTTAGGACATACAGTTAAAGTTACCTAtggggagggggaaaaaactttgtttgaaatatatccacccattttctgaaCCCCTGTACTTCTCGCTCATGCTTATCCAAGTTGCATTCGCACACAATAACACATAATGCAAACATTTATCTGTCCGTTCAGATTCACAAGTAATCCACACTTCTGTCAGTCCATTCACGTAGAGGAACAAGCATAATGCAAACGTCTATCTGCCCATTCACATACAATAACATACATAATGCCAACATCTCTCCGTCAATTCACATACGATACCACGCATAATGCAAACATCTGTCTGCCCATTCACatacaataacaaacatttcCTACTTCTGTCAGTCCATTCACATAGAGTAACAAACATAATGCAAACATctatctgtccattcacatacaataACACGcataatgaaaacattcagggTTTCCACTACATGCAATGGATCGTTGACTCGCTGCCATGGCAAAGTAACACTTTAAAAAtgagtttttgttgtttttcccatGGGAAAACAGTGTTAAGTAATACATTGCATGAATGGACCTATATGCTATATTAGGGGTGCCGATTACGACGATAgcgaaggtagtgtgggtctaTCACGTGTGTCACCCactcataaacgtcactttgtagatgtcatatgacattaaCCCCCATTCGCTACTGTGACTCTGCAGCAAAAGAAGCGCAGAACAAATGTCCACAGCGACAGACGAATAATGCAACTTTCGTTATTATTCAGATGACTGATAAACCTATATCTATATGGCGATAAAGTTATCTGTTGGCTTGTAGTGGCTAGTTatgtagggaaaaaaagtcaattgtttcattGCTACACTTCGCATCCTGAACTCCAcgatagaaatgtgttttctctaTACCTTTGTTTAACTATTAGTTCATGATTAATTAGAAAATGTGCTCATTGCTGAAAAGTTtttatgttgccttgacttcggttgcattgtcttctgcataatccttttcatttcttatatatctgtaatgtttcatAGCAAAtactaactggacgtaatacactaactgtatgtataatgaacacaacgtagctattttgaatgtcatactactcaggttatgtacacaactgttgaggaattatgtgtaattacctTTATTGCCGTATTGATTTGAATTAGTTATTGAATTGATTCACCTTTCTTGTTAACAGGCCTAGTGAGAGGCAGGTCAGACGTCGAAGGTGCCTCATCCATATTTACGATGTCATCCGGTCCCATGGAATTCTCGGCTATCTCTGTTTGAGTGTTTGTAACTGTTTCCTCGTAGTCGGAAGGGAGTTGTTGACACAAAGTCGTGCGTGCCCTGATGGACAGTCCTTTTCGTCTCATAAATCTGAGACACCACGATGGTCCACCTATAAAATCTTCAATCTTCCTTTCGGTGGCGATTGCTTTGGCTTTTAATTGGATCTGCACACTGGAAACACCTCGGCCGTCTGCTCTCTGTGTATTTACCCAGTCTGCAAGCACGTTTTCTAGTTCAGGCCATCTGCTTTTCTTACCTCTGAAAGCTTTTACTGTCTTTTTGCTTTGCGTCAGCTTTTCATGTTGATGTCTCCAACGTCtcaccatacattcatttatgctAAGCTTACGCGAAGCAGCCCTGTTTCCTACTCTGATAGCCAAATCAAtggcctttaacttgaaagcggcattATATGCGTTTCGTCGCGTGTTTTTCATGATGGGCGATTGACTACCGGGTTGtcactgcgcatgtgcagaaggCGTCTACATCCGGGCGACCTCCGTGATGAAGCGCGCatgtgcctaactgtttcccaagtatttcagtgcgtgtgtgaatgtataaacgagaagaattaacttaaatttctctgtagaaaggcgctttataaaagtacatttacttgtattcatttacagcgcatcCTCGACCTATCCAATATGGCGTTCGATACGGCGTCTATGTCTATATCAGAAGAGCATAAAGAGCACAGTTCACCGCTTGTTATAAATACGACAAACATGTCGTCTTTAACTTATACATTGTCCACCTCTCCCGTCTGTTTTAGAGTAGTACTGTATACTGtttgtgcagttgaaaaataaaacacaggataTTTTTGAGCAATGATTAAGGCCAGAAAAAACTATACACAACATAATTGAACAACACTGTATCTCGGCGCGCTAATGACATGGTAAAGGATGTTTTAAAGCTCATACAAGCCAGTGAATTTTACACCGGCCTGGCACATGACCTGGTGTAAAATTCATGAAAGGACAATCAAGGAGGACATGCTCTTCTGTAATGATTTCCTTTTCTCAAAAAATCAATTATATAATCATataattattcattaaaaatatcaagctaagatgttttattgtgtgcttattGTGGCTTATGTTTAGGTGTGCAGGACTAGGAG
This window contains:
- the adprs gene encoding ADP-ribosylhydrolase ARH3, which encodes MATTAARAVAATGGPASLSRFRGALVAAVLGDCVGGEFEGAEEVPLENVLQHMNSLDDETKENGTLEYSDDTAMARCVVQSLLTRSGFDEQDMARRFAKEYSLSPGRGYGSGVIQVLKKLASPQLSDVYQPARDQFNGRGSFGNGGAMRAAPFALAFPDPADVKKFARLGAMLTHSCSLGYNGAVLQALAVHLALQGALDLPQKFINTLITEMEEFECDEAARNDARILKEAEKPFCDRLHRVRDLMDRNKVTIEEVISELGNGIAALQSVPTAIFCVLHCLQPREYLPENYGGLERTIAYSLALGGDTDTIACMAGAIAGAHYGIEVIPQTWIRCCEGADDADVDAERLHKLYRQLSKESRSRSGGQSNEDTSKNRSKSSNGAEK